The Anaeromusa acidaminophila DSM 3853 genome contains a region encoding:
- a CDS encoding B12-binding domain-containing radical SAM protein codes for MKIVLTTLNAKYIHTSLGLRYLRECSKALGYDVVLKEYSINQELLTVLGDICRERPDVVALGCYIWSRTLVEELVDSLKQVLPQAQIVLGGPEVGFTPQEALEAMPGADAVILGEGETAFPQWLEVCAGKREAETVTGVAWRKEGKIVVQGGPQAQTDLAQLPFPYQEEEMASLQGRILYYETTRGCPFSCQYCLSSAQDGVRYLPLARIKEEILFFLRHGVKQIKFVDRTFNARKDHYRPLWRWLASLEGDINFHFEIAAGLLEQEDLEFLASVPVGRFQLEIGVQSTHEPTLEEIQRRNYWEKLQQAVAFLRKQNNMHLHLDLIVGLPYEGWREFHRSFNEVFALRPHMLQMGFLKMLPASGLRQRAAAYQYRFLQKPPYTVLASNAMSAEEIRKLHLMEDIVEHVYNGGRFQQALNYLLACWQQDAFACFSNMAEYWDEQRLDLAAMGVRGWYRNLLAYAQWRWGGEKQAVLREWLRLDALLSDGGQQRPPELKWNGPEWEDEKQAFWRNEEAVRRYIPEYAFGSWRELKRKYHLEFLFFSGPDGRMERLNWLVRYDLPAGSSAQEVQLDAE; via the coding sequence CATACGTCCTTAGGCCTGCGGTATTTGCGGGAGTGCAGCAAAGCATTGGGGTATGATGTGGTCTTAAAGGAATACTCCATCAATCAGGAGTTGTTGACGGTTTTAGGGGATATTTGCCGTGAACGTCCGGATGTGGTGGCTCTTGGCTGTTATATTTGGAGCCGAACCTTAGTGGAGGAGTTAGTTGATAGTTTGAAGCAGGTTTTGCCGCAGGCGCAGATTGTCTTGGGCGGACCGGAAGTGGGCTTTACGCCGCAAGAAGCCTTGGAGGCTATGCCTGGAGCGGACGCCGTTATTTTAGGGGAAGGCGAAACGGCTTTTCCCCAGTGGCTGGAGGTTTGTGCGGGAAAACGCGAAGCGGAAACAGTAACCGGAGTAGCTTGGCGCAAGGAAGGGAAAATTGTGGTGCAGGGCGGACCGCAAGCGCAGACGGACTTGGCGCAGCTTCCTTTTCCTTACCAAGAAGAAGAAATGGCTTCGCTCCAAGGGCGGATTTTGTACTACGAGACAACGCGCGGTTGTCCTTTTTCCTGTCAATACTGTCTTTCCAGCGCCCAGGACGGGGTTCGGTATTTGCCGCTGGCTCGCATAAAAGAAGAAATCTTGTTCTTCTTGCGTCACGGCGTCAAGCAAATTAAATTTGTAGACCGCACCTTTAATGCTCGCAAAGATCACTATCGGCCATTGTGGCGGTGGTTGGCTTCTTTGGAAGGGGACATCAATTTTCATTTTGAAATTGCTGCGGGCTTGCTGGAACAGGAAGACTTGGAGTTTTTAGCTTCTGTGCCTGTAGGACGGTTTCAGCTTGAAATAGGCGTGCAATCTACCCATGAACCGACGCTGGAGGAAATCCAACGGCGTAATTATTGGGAAAAACTGCAGCAGGCCGTGGCTTTTTTACGCAAACAAAACAATATGCACTTGCATCTGGATTTGATTGTAGGTCTGCCGTATGAGGGATGGCGGGAATTCCACCGCTCTTTTAATGAAGTGTTTGCTTTACGGCCGCATATGCTGCAAATGGGTTTCTTGAAAATGCTGCCTGCTTCTGGATTGCGGCAGAGGGCGGCAGCCTACCAATATCGCTTTTTGCAAAAACCGCCATATACGGTGTTGGCGAGCAATGCCATGTCGGCGGAAGAAATTCGCAAGCTGCACCTGATGGAGGACATTGTAGAGCATGTATATAATGGAGGACGTTTTCAGCAGGCTCTGAACTATTTGCTTGCTTGTTGGCAGCAAGACGCTTTTGCCTGCTTTAGCAATATGGCCGAATACTGGGATGAGCAGCGCTTGGATTTGGCGGCGATGGGCGTACGCGGTTGGTACCGGAATTTGCTGGCTTACGCCCAATGGCGCTGGGGGGGAGAAAAGCAAGCTGTATTGCGCGAGTGGCTGCGGCTGGATGCGCTGCTTAGCGATGGCGGACAGCAACGGCCGCCAGAATTAAAGTGGAATGGTCCCGAGTGGGAAGATGAAAAACAGGCTTTTTGGCGTAATGAAGAAGCGGTACGGCGATATATTCCGGAGTATGCCTTTGGCAGCTGGAGGGAACTGAAACGAAAGTACCATTTAGAATTCCTCTTTTTTTCAGGGCCTGACGGGCGAATGGAACGGCTTAATTGGTTAGTTCGCTACGATCTTCCAGCGGGAAGCTCAGCCCAGGAGGTGCAATTGGATGCAGAATGA